The Plasmodium falciparum 3D7 genome assembly, chromosome: 3 nucleotide sequence aaaaaagtacaacattaaaaaaattctttttgatatatatatatatgtttaaacatatatttgtgtACTCCTTTTTGTACATGGTTTTtgattttgttatatttatgtactaTTCAATTctgtacttttttttaataataacataataataattacttatatatttgtgcAATATATCAAAGTGTACatgcaataaaaaaaaaaaaaaaaaaaaaaaaaaaaaaaaaaatggtttcattttttaaaactccaatctttattttaattatctTTTTATACTTAAATGAAAAGGTAATATGTTcaataaatgaaaatcaaaatgaaaatgatacCATTAGTCAAAATGTCAACCaacatgaaaatattaatcaaAATGTAAATGATAATGACAATATTGAACAATTAAAATCCATGATTGGAAATGATGAACTACATAAGAATTTAACaatattagaaaaattaattttagaGTCTttagaaaaagataaattaaaatatcctCTCCTTAAACAAGGAACTGAACAATTGATAGATATatcaaaatttaataaaaaaaatattacagaTGCGGATGATGAAACGTACATCATACCCACCGTCCAATCAACGTTTCACGATATTGTGAAATACGAACATCTTATAAAAGAACAATCAATAGAAATTTACAATTCTGATATATCAGataaaattaagaaaaaaatttttatagtaAGAACATTGAAAACCATAAAATTAATGCTTATACCATTAAACTCGTacaaacaaaataatgaCTTGAAATCTGCACTcgaagaattaaataatgtatTTACAAACAAAGAAGCTCAAGAGGAAAGCAGTCCAATAGGCGACCATGGGACATTCTTTAGAAAATTGTTAACACATGTTAGAAcaattaaagaaaatgaagatatagaaaataaaggAGAAACACTTATATTAGGcgataataaaatagatgTAATGAATTCAAACGATTTCTTTTTTACAACCAACTCAAATGTAAAATTTATGGAAAATTTAGATGATATAACAAATCAATATGGATTAGGTTTGATTAATCATCTAGGTCCTCATTTAATAGGTACAAATAGAAATACGTgccacatataaatatattatattaatgtttatatatatatatatatatatatattattttccaatttaatttttacagCCTTGGGTCATTTTACCGTATTAAAATTAGCactaaaaaattacaaaaactATTTTGAAGCAAAAagtattaaattttttagtTGGCAAAAAATTTTAGAGTTCTCCATGTCTGATAGATTTAAAGTTCTTGATATGATGTGTGACCATGAATCTGTATACTATTCCGAAAAAAAACGTAGaaaaacatatttaaaaGTTGACAGATCAAATACATCTATGGAATGTAATATATTggaatatttattacattattttaataaataccAACTAGAAATAATTAAAACTACACAAGATACTGATTTTGACTTACATGGTATGATggaacataaatatataaaagattatttcttttcatttatgTGTAATGATCCTAAagaatgtattatttatcatacgaatcaatttaaaaaagaagcCAACGAAGAAAACACATTTCCTGAACAAGAAGAACCTAACCGTCAAATAAGtgcatttaatttatatttaaattattattatttcatgaAACGTTATAGTTCATATGGAGTAAAAAAGAcattatatgttcatttattaaatttaactGGACTTTtaagtaataaaatatagaaatatatatctacaatatcatattttataatggctaaaatttgttttaatataatatattttaatataaatatatcttattaatatatattgttttaacAGATTATGATACAAGAGCATACGTGACATCACTTTATTTACCAGGATATTACAACggtaagtatatatatatatatatatatttaatgaaagCACCATATAaatttcatcatttattttttttttagctgTCGAAATGTCTTTTACGGAAGAAAAAGAGTTTTCCAAACTTTTTGAAAGCTTAATACAATGtaaatagaaatattattaattaaataattaaatatttatttaatatataattaattctttttttaatttatatatatatatatatatataatttttattttatgaaattatataaaatatatatatttttctctttttaatAGGTATTGAAAAATGCCATTCAGACCAAGCAAGGCAAATATCAAAAGATAGTAATTtacttaataatataacaaaatgtgATTTGTGTAAAGGAGCCTTTTTATATGCTAATAGTAATATaagcaataaaaaaaaaataaaacacataactatataaatatagttatatactacatttcatatttttaatatttaccataattattattattattttttttttttttttctattgaTTCTAGTGAAATTCGATGAAGTTCCTTCAATGTTGCAAAAATTTTACGTATATTTAACTAAAGGTCTCAAAATACAAAAAGTATCATCACTAATCAAAACGCTAGATATATATCAAGATTACAGCAATTACTTATCACATGATATTAATTGGTACACAttcctatttttatttagaCTTACAAGTTTTAAAggtaatacatatatatatatatatatatatattaaatattacatataattgGATTTACTTTCATTCCCTTTTCCCTCATAGAAATTGCAAAGAAAAATGTTGCTGAAGCAatgtatttaaatataaaagatgaagACACATTCAACAAAACGGTAGTAACAAACTATTGGTACCCATCtcctataaaaaaatattatacattatatgTTAGAAAACATATACCAAATAATTTAGTAGATggtaaaagataaaaatatatacatatattaattgtgaatgtatatataattatttatttatttgttgtgattttacatatatatatatatatattgtcacaaatatatacacacatacacatatttatatgttctatAATATTCACAGAATTGGAGAAATTAATGAAAAGTGGCACtttagaaaaaatgaaaaaatctCTCACCTTTTTAGTACATGTGAATTCATTTTTACAATTAGATTTTTTCCATCAATTAAATGAACCACCTCTTGGATTACCTCGATCATATCCATTATCGTTAGTTCTCGAACATAAATTTAAAGAATGGATGAACAGTTCGCCAGCAGGTTTCTATTTTTCAAATTATCAAAATCCATATATCAGAAAAGATTTGCATGATAAAGTTTTATCACAAAAATTTGAACCACCTAAAATGAATCAGTGGAACAAAGTTTTGAAATCATTAATTGAATGCGCATATGATATGTATTTTGAACAGAGACatgttaaaaatttatataaatatcataacatttataatataaataacaaattaATGTTAATGCGAGATTCAATCGATTTgtataaaaacaattttgACGATGTGTTATTTTTTGcggatatatttaatatgagaAAATATATGACAGCTACAccagtatataaaaaagtaaaagaCAGAGTGTACCATACATTGCATAGTATTACAGGAAATTCTgtcaatttttataaatatggtaTTATATATGGATTTAAAGTAaacaaagaaatattaaaagaagtTGTCGATGAATTGTATTCCATCTATAATTTTAACACCGACATATTTACGGATACTTCCTTTTTACAAACcgtttatttattatttagaaGAATAGAAGAAACCTATAGGACCCAAAGAAGAGATGATAAAATTGTAAGATAATtatcacaaatatatatacatagatATGTGTATGTctgtatgtatatgtatttatatatatgtatatatgtatttatataaatatatattatatatttatatatttttttatacgtatacatgaaaaaatatacctACAacatgcacatatatataaacatacatatatatataaatatatatatatacttttgtAGAGTGTGAATAACGTTTTTTTCATGAATGTTGCTAATAATTATTCCAAATTAAACAAAGAAGAAAGAGAAATCGAAATACATAATTCCATGGCATCAAGATATTATGCAAAAACGATGTTTGCAGCATTTCAAATGTTATTTTCAACAATGTTGAGCAACAATGTAGATAATCTTGATAAAGCATATGGATTAAGTGAAAATATCCAAGTAGCAACAAGTACTTCCGCTTTTCTTACTTTtgcatatgtatataacGGAAGTATAATGGATAGTGTGACTAACAGTTTATTGCCACCATATGCGAAGAAACCTATAACACAattaaaatatggaaaaaccTTCGTTTTCTCAAACTATTTCATGCTAGCATCCAAAATGTATGATatgttaaattataaaaatttaagtCTTTTATGTGAATATCAGGCTGTGGCAAGTGCCAATTTCTACTCTGCTAAAAAGGTAGGTCAGTTTCTTGGAAGAAAATTTTTACCCATAACTACATATTTTCTAGTAATGAGAATTAGTTGGACACATGCTTTTACAACTGGACAACATTTGATTAGCGCTTTTGGTTCCCCAAGTTCTACTGCTAATGGTAAAAGTAATGCTAGTGGTTATAAATCCCCTGAAAGTTTTTTCTTCACTCACGGACTTGCTGCTGAAGCAtccaaatatttatttttttattttttcacaaATTTATACCTTGATGCCTACAAATCTTTTCCTGGAGGATTTGGTCCTGCAATAAAAGAACAAACTCAACATGTTCAAGAACAAACCTACGAACGCAAACCGTCAGTTCATAGTTTTAATAGAAATTTTTTCATGGAACTCGTAAATGGATTCATGTATgccttttgtttttttgcaATTTCTCAAATGTATGcatattttgaaaatattaatttttatattacaagTAATTTCCGTTTCTTGGATAGATATTATGGTGTAttcaataaatattttataaactaTGCCATAATTAAACTTAAAGAAATTACTAGTgatcttttaataaaatatgaacgTGAGGCTTATTTaagtatgaaaaaatatggtTATTTAGGTGAAGTTATTGCAGCTAGACTTTCTCCAAAAGATAAAATTATGAATTATGTGCACGAAACTAACGAAGATATCATGAGTAATTTAAGAAGATATGATATGGAAAATGCTTTCAAAAACAAAATGTCAACATATGTAGATGATTTTGCTTTTTTTGATGATTGCggaaaaaatgaacaatttTTAAATGAGAGATGTGATTATTGTCCTGTAATTGAAGAGGTCGAAGAAACACAATTATTTACTACCACTGGTGATAAAAACACTAATAAGACCacggaaataaaaaaacaaactaGTACATATATTGATACtgaaaaaatgaatgaagCGGAT carries:
- a CDS encoding cytoadherence linked asexual protein 3.1; translation: MVSFFKTPIFILIIFLYLNEKVICSINENQNENDTISQNVNQHENINQNVNDNDNIEQLKSMIGNDELHKNLTILEKLILESLEKDKLKYPLLKQGTEQLIDISKFNKKNITDADDETYIIPTVQSTFHDIVKYEHLIKEQSIEIYNSDISDKIKKKIFIVRTLKTIKLMLIPLNSYKQNNDLKSALEELNNVFTNKEAQEESSPIGDHGTFFRKLLTHVRTIKENEDIENKGETLILGDNKIDVMNSNDFFFTTNSNVKFMENLDDITNQYGLGLINHLGPHLIALGHFTVLKLALKNYKNYFEAKSIKFFSWQKILEFSMSDRFKVLDMMCDHESVYYSEKKRRKTYLKVDRSNTSMECNILEYLLHYFNKYQLEIIKTTQDTDFDLHGMMEHKYIKDYFFSFMCNDPKECIIYHTNQFKKEANEENTFPEQEEPNRQISAFNLYLNYYYFMKRYSSYGVKKTLYVHLLNLTGLLNYDTRAYVTSLYLPGYYNAVEMSFTEEKEFSKLFESLIQCIEKCHSDQARQISKDSNLLNNITKCDLCKGAFLYANMKFDEVPSMLQKFYVYLTKGLKIQKVSSLIKTLDIYQDYSNYLSHDINWYTFLFLFRLTSFKEIAKKNVAEAMYLNIKDEDTFNKTVVTNYWYPSPIKKYYTLYVRKHIPNNLVDELEKLMKSGTLEKMKKSLTFLVHVNSFLQLDFFHQLNEPPLGLPRSYPLSLVLEHKFKEWMNSSPAGFYFSNYQNPYIRKDLHDKVLSQKFEPPKMNQWNKVLKSLIECAYDMYFEQRHVKNLYKYHNIYNINNKLMLMRDSIDLYKNNFDDVLFFADIFNMRKYMTATPVYKKVKDRVYHTLHSITGNSVNFYKYGIIYGFKVNKEILKEVVDELYSIYNFNTDIFTDTSFLQTVYLLFRRIEETYRTQRRDDKISVNNVFFMNVANNYSKLNKEEREIEIHNSMASRYYAKTMFAAFQMLFSTMLSNNVDNLDKAYGLSENIQVATSTSAFLTFAYVYNGSIMDSVTNSLLPPYAKKPITQLKYGKTFVFSNYFMLASKMYDMLNYKNLSLLCEYQAVASANFYSAKKVGQFLGRKFLPITTYFLVMRISWTHAFTTGQHLISAFGSPSSTANGKSNASGYKSPESFFFTHGLAAEASKYLFFYFFTNLYLDAYKSFPGGFGPAIKEQTQHVQEQTYERKPSVHSFNRNFFMELVNGFMYAFCFFAISQMYAYFENINFYITSNFRFLDRYYGVFNKYFINYAIIKLKEITSDLLIKYEREAYLSMKKYGYLGEVIAARLSPKDKIMNYVHETNEDIMSNLRRYDMENAFKNKMSTYVDDFAFFDDCGKNEQFLNERCDYCPVIEEVEETQLFTTTGDKNTNKTTEIKKQTSTYIDTEKMNEADSADSDDEKDSDTPDDELMISRFH